The segment agggcccaaatccaacaaggtgaggtttaacaagtccaagtgccgggtcctgcactttggccacaacaacccctgcagcgctccaggctggggacagaggggctggagagcagccaggcagaaagggacctgcagggactgatggacagcaggctggacatgagccagccgtgtgcccaggtggccaagaaggccaatggctcctggtCTGGATCAGGAATgttgtggccagcaggagcagggcagtgaaatacattgaggggctggagcgtgtccagagaagggcagcaaggctggtgaggggtctggagcacaagtcctgtgaggagcagctgagggagctggggttgttgatcctggagaagaggaggctcaggggagacaaggCAGTGTCAGGGCACAGATTTGACTTGATGATATCCAAGGTCTTTGGTAGCCTGActggttctgtgattctctgaaaccacccttggagcagttgcaggaggagccctgggcctcctcttcagaagctgcagcagcccaggtccctcagcttctcctcacagccccaaagcccatcctgtcagtcctgcagagcctctgcagctcctcctccttgcccagaacagggagccccacaggcagacacagcagcccagatgtgcccccctggcctgggctgcctctggcaagggagcagcacgaggcactgcaggagcctgcagacaattcctgcagcacttgtgggatgatcctgctccccaagggccgttcccatggtgccaagtcaggaactgcaatggggagtggggccagagaggaaagggcaaacagggatgggctgtgtgcaggggaGGGAACAGGGGTgggcaagaggaagaaatctggacatggtttgacactggcgcaatgccagcgcccccatgaaaatgcaccttccccaaataaatgctgtgagatgttatcaaggacagagcagagcaggcccaagcttaataagaaagaaaaaaaaaactttattaaactactactactactgaaaacacataaactaaatccgGTATGAAggccttttaaaacacccctcctcctcccaattcctgaaacacccaccatgaaacatcacccgggattcttgatcaaattaccaccttTCAGATAAgcaatactcaagctatcaagggtCTCTCTTGcgccacagaccccccaggaaacacagttgccacaccctgtgtttccctgtcacacatggcaaccgcccggaaaaaaatctgccagtgtgacactctccattccatgtcacagtgctctcaccaccgtgcatggacagactgctcatagggctcctttaaggatgctttgccatggacccaaaggtacaacagttcagcttctcatcctgggactacagtcccccccattttcccctggggccgagggtccaagaacaggaatcatcttcttcccaaagacagagggtatcaccattccctcctcagctttcttcagttcttgccattcctgtgctgttagaagctgaagcaggtctccctgggtcaccactgcatccccctaaaatgcagtctctattgcaggagattttggttcactccatggctaacaagaaaagtccagccaaaagctacttcatcatctcctccacctaaatatttcttcttctaacgtctcaggtcccggactgtctctcttccactacaaatcaaggaggagtaatattttacaaagccctcatttcctggaaagggttaaaagttcagactccccggacggctgatatctcggtccagcgttcTGTCTCCCACGCTAGACATCattcccccccccttctccttctcctctgccggcaaatttccaggtgccgccaggctctctgtctctttccctctgtggtggggggggaacaaaggcatctccgcttctctccacccttccatccaggagctggctcggttccagaccctcagcccctcggcccacctggacaaggccacatggcttcccctcccccacccagcccatggccgggcaggggagaatctgcactctctgacgaccggaaccaaagagacagttcccctgggagttcttgcttttaaccccctgtgttctcagaggtgtgtccatactttcagtggttaCTCTAGGTGCcaatatctaaacctgaccactgattggtttgacccaacttcctggaaaaaattcacttccatgtcaaaccacgacacatAGAAAGAGCAttagaaggagaggaaagagagagagacagaaagacagaagctCCATAGAAAGACACACCtgtggctcccagctcctggggttCCAGTGTGGCTGAGACACAAACCCCAGGGGAAGGCAGAGTCCATAGCAGGGGCTGACCTTGTGCTCCTTGGTTTTAAGCCCCTGGGCCTTCGTGGGCCTCCCCCCAGCTGGACTTGTGATTGCTCGGGCGTTCAGAGCTGGGTTAgcgctgtcccagctgtgtgacTGATTGACAGCTCAACCCAAGGTGTCTCAGGACATCGATCTCATCCAGCCTCTGACAGCGACCacggtgacactggggaacctcatggaaccatggGTCAGTTGTGACAATGCAGGTCCAAGGACAccctggtgacactggggaacctCATGGAGCCATGGGTCAGTTGTGACAATGCAGGTCCAAGGACAccctggtgacactggggaacctcatggaaccatggCTCagttgtgacactgtggggacctCGTGGAACCagaggagaccattgtgaaaCTCCCATGGAACCGAGGGCCCAGGGTGACACTGTGCAGCCCAGAGTGTCGCGGAGgagccattgtgacactgtgggtcCCCATGGAGCCAAGGGAACGTGGGACAGGCTGGTGCCtgaagttttagctttcatattttccagattctgcaCTGCATCAGTCTGTAACTCTGAACATCATACAGAGTGtcagcaagttctcttcacagtgcagtcagacaaaacaatccttttccagcccgagaaccaaggacaccgctgcagcttcaggcccaaaaagtgaAAACAACAGCGAGTTGAGGAGAGCAGactgggagggtgggactgcATAACCTGAAGGTGTAATTGGACAAATAACCCCAATATGGAAATGAgccaaaacttataaaagtgtgcaAACGTGTGACCTGTCGTCCATCCTGGGTATACCCTCAGCCAGGcccttgtactgcccaaggtggatcctttgaaggccttttcaATAAATCCCTCCTTTATTCCTGTCAcactgtccagcctctgctctaggtggcctctcaaggcatcaaggCCTGGCTGGCTGGGCCACCTGggggccacctgacaggtcCAGCTGACCTTGGCATGTCAAGGGCTGCTGCTTGTCAGCCCCTGgggcactggggctctgtgctctccttcctgtggaaagaactgtccttctcctccaggtGCCCATGGCCAAAATTTGGATTCCTCCTCTTATTTTGCTTCTATGCAAAGATTGTTCCCAGATGAAAtctgccaggacagacaggtctggctggcttaGCCACCCAGGGGCcacctctcatctgcctttGAGACACTGGGatcctgtgcttttctttcttatgggAAAAAAGCACCTTCCACATCCAGGCACCCATGGCCAAAGTTGGGAATCCACCTCCAGGATTCCCTGTGTCCAAGGATTTCTCCCAGATGAAAGCTTCCAGGAGAgacaagtctggctggccttggtTTCCAAAGAGCTGATTCTTATCTGCCTTTGAAACACTGGggctttgtgttttcctttctgatgaAAAGAACCCTTCTTCCTTACCAGGTGCCCATTCCAAAACTGagattccacctccaaaactcTGTACATCCAAGGATTCCTCCCAGATGAAAGGTGCCAGGTCTGACTCTCTTGGCCTATGGTGGCCACCTCTCATCTTCTTCCAAAACACCTGggctttgtgcttttctttcctatggGAAAAACCATCCATCTCGACCAGATGCCCATGGCCAAAGTTGGGAATGTTCCTCCAGAATTCCCTAGATCCAAGGATTTCTCAgtgacaaaagctgccaggacagacaggtctggctggctcagcctcccaggagccacctctctcctcttctgcccTGAAACACttgggctctgtgctttccttcctatggaaaagaaccaCCCCTTTTACCAATGCAGAAATGGCCAAAATTTGGATTCCACCTCCAGAATTCCTTATATCCAAGggttgctttcagacaaaaaagTACCAGAACAGAGAGgtctggctgcccttggcctctGGTGGCCACTTTTCATCTGGCCATGAAACACCGGTGTTccgtgctttccttcctatggacAAGAACCGTTCTTCACCTCCCGGCAACCAGATCCAAAACTGGTATTCCACCTCTAAAATCCCCTATATCCAAGGACAAAATCTGCCAGCACCATCTGAtctggctgcccttggcctctGGTGGCTGTGGCACATCCGCCCCTGGAACCCTGGGGCTGGGTTGTTCCCTTCCTATGGAGACCACGGTGACACTGTGAGGACCTGGtggaaccatggagaccattgtgactctgtggggcctgatggaaccatggagaccattgtgacCCTCAGGGCCTCGTGTCACCAAGGGGGcattgtgacacctcagggcctcCTGGAAGCAAGGCaccattgggacactgtggggccccatggaaccgagggcacatggaacaggtctggctggcttggcctcccaggggccacctgacaggtctggctgatcttggaatgccaagggctgcctctcatcagctcctggagcactggggctccGTGCTTTCCTTGCCATGGGAAAGAACTGTTCCTCTTTTCAGACAGCCATGGACAAAATTGGTATCTCCCCTAAAAAGTTTCCTGCATGCAAGGGTATCTGCCAGAAAAATCCTACCAGCTCTGActggccttggcctctggtggTCACATCTCATCTGCCTCAgaagcactggggctctgtgccttCCTTCCTACAGATAAGAACTGACCTTCTTGTCCAGGGGCCATGGCAGAAACTGGAATTTGGCCACCAAAGTTCCATCTATCCAAGGATTGCTCCcagacaaaagctgccaggacagacagttctgcctggccttggcctctggtgATACGAgcagaatgttttcatttgcaaacaCCTTGGAGAGGGCCCAGAGATCTCCCAGGCTGGGTTTGCAGGCCTCAAGAACCAAACACATATATGGAGGCTGATGTGCCTGGGCTCAGTTGTGAAGAGACTGAGGACAGATCAGGAGTGGCCTGGCAGGGCTTGAAGGGTGGATTCAGAAATGGAGGAGCTTTTGTCCATAGTGGGAAACAGCCAGAGAGAGAAATTATACCACAAATGCAACTGGTGAAATCCAGAGTGGACAcaagaggagaaaggaatttccttcccagggcagggctgtggtgcaacACGTCCccagaaggagcctggagcagcccaaggctttgtgtggccaggcagaggcaggcaggaggcagagctgtcagcaaaggAAGGGGCCAGCAAGGTGGGGCAGCCGGGGGATGAggacagcctgcagggacagaggcgcAGGGCAGGTGttggaacccaaggtgtccctcagacactcttgcatgttccgggtccaggtcagaagcatctgagaccctggcaggcaccCGGgaacccctgtggctttgaatttgatccatggaacaatttaccaaccttgccggaagaacaagaaatcacaaaagtttagatattataatagaagtagtcacaaagaaaaaggaaggatttttgagtgctgtacagggggggtttaggccttgtacagaggggtctgagttttgtacatgggggtcagaagttctaagatggagggatttgggcgtgccctgtcctcctcctttctccttcctgtcctccatgttcttggtgatgtttgcactcacagattggtttagagtagaaagtcactgttcaatataggtgataggcattgaggaaaaactataaacatttaacacgtaatgtgtgatataaaagatggcaccagcccttggGCGAgagagacggagagagacggAAAGGGACAGAGACGGAGACAGAGACGGAGACAGAGAGagatgcagagggagaaggagtcagagggaatgtcagggagtgtgtgtgccttgagataatatgcaataaactaccttgagaccggatgaatgaagactactgagtctttctttgaaggcccagattggaggagagactttaccactTCCCGGGGTCACCCCAGTCTGAAGGTGAGCCCCGTCAATCCCTTTCCCTGTGTACCACCCCTGAACCCTCAGACCACTGGATCCCTGATGCTCTCCCCCACCCCctcttttcctgtatttatacCCTAAACCCTcctttgtctttgtcttttacCCCCAGACCCCTGGAGCGTCAGACCCTAATAAACCCTGGCTGGAGCTCCATGCCTGGACCCTCCCGTGTCTTCACTGCCGAGCTgctccgtgtgtgtgtgtgtgtgctggggctCTCGTGGCTCCTGCCCGTTAGCACAAAACACTCTCAGGGAAAGTTGTGCCAGCCACCACCACAGACCACAACAGTGTCCCTTGGGACCAAGAGGCCATTGTGACCCTGTGGGACCAAGGAGAGCATTGCTGCCCTGCCagacctcatggaaccaaggatccattgtgacactgcagggcttgGGGGACCACGgtgacattgtgacactgcggGGCCCAAGGATCCAAGGGACTTTGTGACACCAAGGGGTCCCATGGAACCaaagggacattgtgacactgggAGACCTCACGGAATCATGGAGACCCTTGGGACACTCTGGAGCCTCATGGAACTGTGGTGACACCAAGTTGtctgggagtgttgatctgctggagggtaggagggctctgcacagggccctggacaggctggatccagggcccaaatccaacaaggtgaggtttaacaagtccaagtgccgggtcctgcactttggccacaacaacccctgcagcgctccaggctggggacagaggggctggagagcagccaggcagaaagggacctgcagggactgatggacagcagaatggacatgagccagccgtgtgcccaggtggccaagaaggccaatggctcctggcctggatcaggaatggtgtggccagcaggagcagggcagtgattcttccatgtgctgggcactggtttGGtagcacctcgagtgctgtgtccagttctgccCCCCCCAAATgtaggaaggacatggaggggctggagcatgtccagagaagggcaacaaggctggtgaggggtctggagcacaagtcctgtgaggagcagctgagggagctggggttgttgatcctggagaagaggaggctcaggggagacaaggcgatgtcagggcacaggttggacttgatgatctccaaggtcttttccagccttgctaattctgggattctctgaaaccaccttggagcagttgcaggaggagccctgggcctcctgttcagaagctgcagcagcccaggtccctcagcttctcctcacagccccaaagcccatcctgtcagtcctgcagagcctctgcagctcctcctccttgcccagaacagggagccccacaggcagacacagcagcccagatgtgcccccctggcctgggctgcctctggcaagggagcagcgcgaggcactgcaggagcctgcagacaattcctgcagcacttgtggggcgatcctgctccccaagggccgttcccatggtgccaagtcaggaactgcaatggggagtggggccagagaggaaagggcaaacagggatgggctgtgtgcagggcagggaactGGGGCgggcaagaggaagaaatttgCATTAGGAAgagtaaagaaagcaaaggtgaaGCCAAGGAAATGCTCATGGCATTTTGGGGGTGGCTGCtaggcagccctggctctgagcaacagcgTCTGCATTGGGCCAGGAAtgtcccagctgatgggaacaaactttctggctgagtgcagaggccaggacaaagctgagtggtttccctggcgtcccccagcccttcctggccccaggggctgatggcatttgtgctgcctcaggttcatgtccccacagcaccagcacgggggtgctcccgcctgctgtgtgcaatgcaaacaggggctcctgagccagcgctgccgtgtctgtgcctgcaaggatgcggcacctgtgtgagctgggggagaggccagggctgcagaggggggatgttgttggcagctccatgaggacgctctgggacgctgccctgggctgtgcagcgcactggggatggatcagcccctgctctgctgctccttcccgtctcccccagggcccttgcagagcaccagccgtgctgtttgcccccagcctgcccacggccagcctggggctgctgacgggggttttctgtgctgagcattggcctggccgtgttcttgagagagcctgggcaaggagcctggagcccccaggccctggcctgaggcgtcagcgctgccccagcagtgcccatggcctgtccctgctgcagccccggcactgccacccccaggactgtgcccggccccgagagcactcaggccctgcagcaacaccagggccaccagggcagcggggcagggccacgggagcagcactgccaacaccaagtgctgctgctgctgctgggcacagctgctgtgccagcactgatctgcccccagctctgcacacagacattgctgctgcagctccagagaaggcaacaaaagggcagctctgctgaaaacGCAGCTGGGAGATTCTTTAGTTTCTTTAAAGCCACCAAGAGTACAGCCCCTCATTCACACAATCAGTGGCCAGAGGGAAGGTGgggagaaacaaaatgagaaatgtaaCAAAAAATTATACTTCTTTGTGGACAATTtgaaaaacctaaaaaaagggaaaaagaaccTCCAAAATGAAACCAAGAAGAAGTATCAAAGATGACTTTTATTACATATGATTTGCAGAAATTGGGCAGCTGTTTAATGTTCCTGAAAGCATCCAGTCATCAgtctcctcactgcagccttgagctcctggttcctcaggctgtagatgagggggttcagggctggaggcaccaccgagtacagaactgacagagccagatccagggatggggaggacatGGAGGGGGGCTTCAGGTGAGCAAACACTGCAGTGCTGACAAACAGAGAGACCacggccaggtgagggaggcaggtggaaaaggctttgtgccgtccctgctcagaggggatcctcagcacagccctgaagatctgcacataggagaaaacaatgaacacaaaacagcCGAGGCCTAAACAGGCACTTACAGCAAGAATCCCCAGTTCCCCGAGGTAGTATTTagagcaggagagcttgaggatctgGGGCACctcacagaagaactggcccagggcattgccatggcacaggggcagggaaaatgtattggctgtGAGCATGAGAGCATTGAGAAATCCAcaggcccaggcagctgctgccatgtgggcacaagctctgctgcccaggagggtcccgtagtgcaggggtttgcagatggacacgtagcggtcgtagcacatgatggtcaggagggaaagctctgctgagatgaaaaagacaaaaaaaaagagctgagcagcacatccagtgtaggagatggtgcgggtgtcccagagggaattgtgcatggctttggggacagtggtgcagatggagcccaggtcgctgagggccaggttgagcaggaagaagaacatgggcgtgtgcaggtggtggccgcaggctacggcgctgatgatgaggccgttgcccaggagggcagccagggagatgcccagcaagaggcagaagtgcaggagctgcagctgccgcgtctctgccagtgccagcaggaggaagtggctgatggagctgctgttggacatttgctgtggctgcacatgggcacctgttcatggagaaaggacagtgaaAACTTAGAGGAGATACCTGTAACCAAAATCAAAATCATTACCcataacccccccccccccccaaacacacagagacacacttTTGTGTTCAAGACTTATGGGGTTTAGGCTCCCCCGTATCTGTCCTGGTATTCTTGCATATCAGAAACCCTCAGAATTTCTGCTGCCTCCCGGGAGAATAGAGGAAGTTCTGTGAGGCAAAGTGATGAGAGGATACTGAGGGGAGATGGTCTGACATTCTGACTTGTTCAGACTTACTGTGGGCTTTGACTTCGATCACCTTCCCATGCTTCCCTTAAAATGTCACCAGCTACAGCTGagaaatttttatatttgtagCCAAGGACTCACATTGCTCATTTCACCAagccagcagcattttcagtgtcacagcacctctgcctttccccatcAATCTTATAACTCAGAGATGCTCTAGGACAGGTTTGCCCCCTGGATTGGAGCTCCCAGCTTGGACTGAAATCTCAGGGAGACTTCCAAGTGTCCTTCTGATGGCATTGGATGAAGGGAgatgcagctccttccctggctgcactgGCAGCATTGCCCAGAGccgggcactggggacagctgtgtcaccctgagccagctgtgccccctgccagagcccccagtgccgggcagctgctcccagccctgtgctctgcagagggaactgggcccggggctgcagagctgccccacggctctgctgcagctctgcctgcacaggaggggctgcacgCCTTGgagccccagccctgagggcagaggcttggctgggggcacaggagggagggggcttgtgcagagggaggggctgcactggaggggATCCTCTGCACATCTCTAAactctccctgccacagcatttctgggttttgctttttctccttccctgatCTTCTCTGTGCTTCCTGGAGATTTTCCCCCTGCAGGAATTTCCCTGTGCCTGATCTCTCCCTGCCAGCACTCCCGGACCCCAAATCTCTGTGCACTCTCCTTGACCTGACAGAACCCTGCCTGTCTGCAGGGCACTGGCTGGGGGCAGGTTCTGTTTGCAGCTTGGAGAAACGACAGCTCAGACTGAGCCTGATGGCTCCAGCAAAGGGGATGCTGGTGCTGTCCACGGGCAGAGTGGCTGAAAGCACATTAGCGATCTCCTCTGAACCTACTGATCACTAAATTATCAGTTCAGATGTCTCAGGCACTTTACAAATTTCATAATCAACCTTTAATAttcatccctccctccctgccattCTCCAGTAGAAAGAAACTGAATACAAAGTCTTTAGAAatctcctaattttttttcaaatccttGTCTTGGAAATATCCTATGACTGGTCAGAACCCCTCAGCATGTCAGAGCTTCATGACCATTTCACCTGCCCTGCACCAGAAATACCCAGAGTTGTACTCATAGGGTCTGTGGGCATTGGCatgttccagcttgaggagatcactgcaggagctgcagctgcattgtcctgcagccagaggttcctgtgccaagggctggcagtgattctgccccaggcacttctcagcaccttcccagccctgactgattgaagctctctgtgcctctgggctgtgcccacgctggctgcaggcagtgccccagccctgctgggctgggagaagagctgcttatccagagaaatgtgcttttgaagctctgcttgcttaccagcatcaccctctgtgtcaggagcccggcccagctcagcagcacaaacacagcacaaggacttgaatgagcctctggggctttgtgctcaggccctgaacatcaggccctgagaggcagctgaagaaacctctccaggactccaagtcagaatccaactccaaagtttctttgacttttaatgggtcccagtgagggacacgagtgagaaagtgtccccaggccccaggcagagcagagaactggaggcactgatgacaggtggggacaaagagaagccaagtcttggtggcctggggcacagcagggtctgtgccaccaagggctgtcaggagacaccttgtcctgaggccctggggcctcctggcacagccccagccaggctgggcactgtcagccccttgtcctgccctcagcatccccccctagcccacatcccagtggcctcaaggatctgctggaaggagtccctggggagccttgctcaggaatggccctgggggctccacaatgctcccaggcactgcaggtttttcaaaggactttgcctttggcttttgccttgcagtctctgagagctttctgcaatcatggcctccaattatctgctgtaattagtccctggagaggcttggtcaggaacaacactcagtggggctcatcaatgcttcaaggtacttcagttattttaaggtacttggtgtttccctttagatacagactctgtgagaggtttgtgcaatcatggccccaattatctgctttaacgagTCCCTTGGGAGCTTTGTactgacactcagtggggctcattaatgctttgagataGTCAACTTTTTCCAggtactttggattttccttttcatactgagaggtttttgtgccattttgagtctctgagaggtttttgtgccatcctgg is part of the Vidua macroura isolate BioBank_ID:100142 chromosome 30, ASM2450914v1, whole genome shotgun sequence genome and harbors:
- the LOC128820732 gene encoding olfactory receptor 14J1-like — its product is MSNSSSISHFLLLALAETRQLQLLHFCLLLGISLAALLGNGLIISAVACGHHLHTPMFFFLLNLALSDLGSICTTVPKAMHNSLWDTRTISYTGCAAQLFFFVFFISAELSLLTIMCYDRYVSICKPLHYGTLLGSRACAHMAAAAWACGFLNALMLTANTFSLPLCHGNALGQFFCEVPQILKLSCSKYYLGELGILAVSACLGLGCFVFIVFSYVQIFRAVLRIPSEQGRHKAFSTCLPHLAVVSLFVSTAVFAHLKPPSMSSPSLDLALSVLYSVVPPALNPLIYSLRNQELKAAVRRLMTGCFQEH